A genomic window from Cytobacillus suaedae includes:
- a CDS encoding monovalent cation:proton antiporter family protein, with protein sequence MEHGASVTSLVIVLVVAFLTPIVLHRLKLNIIPVVVAEIIVGLIIGKSGFDIVHQDIWLETLSMLGFIFLMFLSGLEIDFSAFARGKKKEKLPNGNDAPNTFVVSTIVFIGIFGLSLLLSYIFVWLGFTDNVFLMTLIISTISLGVVVPTLKDAQIMKKNIGQIILLIAVIADLVTMVLLAVFASIYGKGDSNMWLLLILFGAGVLLYFLGKYFRNQSFIETMSKGTIQIGTRAIFTLIIVLVALSESIGAENILGAFLAGVLVSLLSPNSDMVHKLDSFGYGFLIPIFFVMVGVQLDVWSLFEDPKILLLIPLLFIALVISKMLPILYLRKYYDWKTTIAAGALLTSTLSLVIAAATIGERMGIIDARMSGALILVAVITSIVTPIWFKKLFPKQESKGPKIKVAFIGANQMTLPVTRELNSHLYETTMYHVKQEKNGEKFSDSVFNIVEVSDYRIETLKELNVFDVDVLVVAIGDDQKNGEIAVFAKEFGIERVIARIETPDLNKSLKEQNIEVFSMLMSTTTLLRALIEAPSVMNILTNQETTLYQINMNNTKFNGVALRNFPFTGDVIFVRIFRGKDSIVPHGDTELKLGDRLILTGSREYVDELKVEMEFSRGLL encoded by the coding sequence ATGGAACATGGAGCATCCGTAACTTCATTAGTTATCGTTCTTGTTGTTGCATTTTTAACACCAATTGTTTTGCATAGGTTGAAATTAAATATAATTCCAGTTGTAGTTGCTGAGATTATTGTTGGTCTCATAATAGGGAAAAGTGGTTTTGATATTGTTCATCAAGATATTTGGCTTGAAACATTGTCCATGCTTGGATTTATCTTTTTAATGTTTTTAAGTGGCCTTGAGATAGACTTCTCGGCATTCGCACGTGGGAAGAAAAAAGAAAAGCTTCCAAATGGTAATGATGCACCAAACACTTTTGTTGTATCGACCATAGTGTTTATAGGTATATTTGGTTTATCACTGTTATTATCGTATATTTTTGTTTGGTTAGGCTTTACTGATAATGTCTTTTTAATGACGCTTATTATATCAACAATATCACTTGGTGTTGTTGTTCCAACCTTAAAAGATGCACAAATCATGAAGAAGAATATCGGGCAAATCATTTTACTTATTGCTGTTATAGCTGATCTTGTGACTATGGTATTACTTGCTGTTTTCGCATCGATATATGGTAAGGGCGACAGTAATATGTGGTTATTGCTCATCTTATTTGGTGCAGGGGTGTTATTATACTTTCTTGGAAAATACTTTAGAAATCAATCATTTATTGAAACGATGTCTAAAGGAACCATTCAAATCGGTACCCGTGCGATCTTTACTTTAATCATTGTATTAGTTGCTTTATCTGAATCAATTGGTGCAGAGAATATTCTAGGAGCATTTTTAGCAGGGGTGTTAGTATCCCTTTTATCTCCAAATTCAGATATGGTTCATAAACTAGATTCATTCGGTTATGGATTTTTAATCCCAATCTTCTTTGTAATGGTAGGGGTTCAGCTTGATGTTTGGTCATTATTTGAAGATCCGAAAATCTTGTTATTAATTCCATTATTATTTATCGCCTTAGTTATATCAAAGATGCTTCCAATTCTTTATTTAAGGAAGTACTATGATTGGAAAACAACGATTGCTGCCGGGGCATTATTAACATCTACCTTATCTCTTGTTATTGCAGCTGCAACAATCGGAGAAAGAATGGGAATCATTGATGCTCGAATGTCAGGTGCATTAATTTTAGTGGCGGTTATTACTAGCATCGTTACACCAATATGGTTTAAAAAGTTGTTTCCAAAGCAGGAGTCTAAAGGTCCGAAAATTAAGGTTGCCTTTATTGGTGCTAATCAAATGACTCTTCCTGTGACTAGAGAGCTAAATTCTCACCTGTATGAAACAACGATGTATCATGTTAAACAAGAAAAGAATGGGGAAAAGTTTTCTGATTCTGTGTTTAATATAGTAGAGGTTAGTGATTATAGAATTGAGACACTAAAAGAATTGAACGTTTTTGATGTTGATGTTCTTGTTGTTGCCATAGGGGATGATCAGAAGAACGGAGAAATTGCTGTATTTGCTAAGGAATTTGGAATCGAACGAGTCATTGCTCGTATTGAGACTCCAGATTTAAATAAATCCCTAAAAGAGCAAAATATAGAGGTATTCTCTATGCTCATGTCTACAACGACCTTACTAAGAGCATTGATTGAGGCACCGAGTGTCATGAATATCTTAACCAACCAAGAAACAACACTTTATCAAATTAATATGAATAATACTAAGTTTAATGGGGTGGCTCTACGAAACTTTCCATTTACAGGTGACGTTATTTTCGTTCGAATCTTTAGAGGGAAAGATTCCATTGTTCCTCATGGAGACACAGAACTTAAATTGGGAGATCGCTTGATCCTAACTGGCTCTCGTGAATATGTCGATGAATTGAAGGTTGAAATGGAATTTTCAAGAGGGTTATTGTAA
- the fabI gene encoding enoyl-ACP reductase FabI: MTISLKDRTYVVMGVANKRSIAWGIARSLHDAGAKLIFTYAGERLEKSVRELADSLGQESLVLPCDVTNDEDIKKCFATIKEEVGSIDGLAHCIAFANKEELEGDYMNTTRDGFLLAHNISAYSLTAVVKEAKDLMSEGGSIVTLTYLGGERVLPNYNVMGVAKASLEASVKYLASDLGKNGIRVNSISAGPIRTLSAKGVSDFNSILKTIEEKAPLRRTTTQEEVGDTAVFLFSQLSRGITGENIHVDSGYHILG; the protein is encoded by the coding sequence ATGACAATATCCTTAAAGGATCGTACATATGTAGTAATGGGAGTAGCAAATAAACGTAGTATCGCATGGGGGATTGCACGTTCTTTACATGATGCTGGTGCAAAATTGATTTTCACATATGCAGGTGAGCGTTTAGAGAAAAGTGTTCGTGAATTAGCTGATTCACTTGGACAAGAATCTTTAGTATTACCATGTGATGTTACAAATGATGAAGATATTAAGAAGTGCTTTGCTACAATCAAAGAAGAGGTAGGCTCAATTGATGGACTAGCTCATTGTATTGCTTTTGCAAACAAAGAAGAGCTTGAAGGCGATTATATGAATACAACACGTGACGGCTTCTTACTTGCACATAACATTAGCGCATACTCATTAACAGCTGTTGTTAAAGAAGCGAAGGACCTAATGTCTGAGGGTGGAAGTATTGTAACGCTTACTTATTTAGGTGGAGAGCGTGTTCTTCCTAACTATAATGTTATGGGTGTTGCTAAAGCTTCACTTGAAGCAAGTGTTAAATATTTAGCAAGTGACTTAGGTAAAAATGGCATCCGTGTAAACTCCATTTCAGCTGGACCAATTCGTACTCTTTCTGCAAAAGGTGTAAGTGATTTTAACTCAATTTTAAAAACAATCGAAGAAAAAGCTCCACTACGTCGTACAACGACTCAAGAAGAAGTTGGAGATACAGCAGTATTCTTATTTAGCCAATTATCTCGTGGTATTACGGGTGAAAATATCCATGTGGATTCTGGATATCACATTTTAGGATAA
- a CDS encoding EAL domain-containing protein, producing the protein MSIPKLLMEDLMDLDNHSLVNMSHKRNEFRDILKNKAIKILFQPIVCLQTGQTHGYEALSRGPENSEFHYPSTLFSFAEKEGFLYPLEKIAREQALYQSRNLLQNQKLFINLTPQVIHDPHFTPGHTISLLEQYQINPENIVFEITERSAITDFQAFKEVLNHYRSQGFKIAIDDAGAGYSSLQAISELEPDYIKVDRSLISGVDKTEVKNNILEAFVMFAKKMNSKVLAEGIETFEELEKVKELGIDFGQGYYLARPNNPVTPVLKHVKEFLQKGENKKKPVYVDINDEIVILNNGKELARTSAKFLL; encoded by the coding sequence ATGAGTATTCCAAAGCTATTAATGGAGGACCTTATGGACCTAGACAATCATTCTTTAGTAAATATGTCTCATAAAAGGAATGAATTTAGAGATATCCTTAAAAATAAAGCCATAAAAATATTATTTCAACCTATTGTTTGTCTTCAAACTGGACAGACTCATGGATATGAAGCACTCTCAAGAGGCCCAGAAAATAGTGAATTTCATTACCCTTCTACCCTCTTTTCATTTGCAGAAAAGGAAGGCTTTTTGTATCCGCTTGAAAAAATTGCTCGAGAACAAGCTTTATATCAAAGTAGGAATTTACTTCAAAACCAAAAGCTATTTATAAATTTAACCCCTCAAGTGATCCATGACCCTCATTTTACTCCTGGTCATACGATTTCTTTACTAGAGCAATATCAAATTAATCCTGAAAACATTGTTTTCGAGATTACAGAAAGAAGTGCTATTACAGACTTTCAAGCTTTTAAAGAAGTCTTAAATCACTACCGTTCCCAAGGGTTTAAGATTGCGATTGATGATGCAGGTGCGGGGTATTCCTCTCTACAGGCAATTTCTGAATTAGAACCTGACTATATTAAGGTTGATCGTTCGCTCATTAGTGGAGTTGATAAAACTGAAGTTAAGAACAATATATTAGAGGCATTTGTTATGTTTGCGAAAAAAATGAACAGCAAAGTACTAGCAGAAGGTATTGAAACGTTTGAAGAACTGGAAAAGGTAAAGGAACTTGGAATCGATTTTGGACAGGGCTATTATCTTGCCAGGCCAAATAATCCAGTAACACCCGTCCTTAAGCATGTTAAGGAATTTCTCCAAAAGGGGGAAAATAAGAAAAAGCCAGTTTACGTAGATATCAATGATGAGATCGTTATTTTAAATAATGGTAAAGAATTAGCTAGAACGTCTGCAAAATTTTTATTATGA
- a CDS encoding spore coat protein, with protein MGFEKDFNCVCEAVENIKDLQDAVEDQCPTSCFSNLLSPVANLGDTIPFILYTKKGDLLKAFGNVGELMGGDCFKTPFFRVEDIRGNCCATLSLLMPLRNGDLVDFDDCDVDVCDVNGLVKTDFCIEVDLTCFCAIQCLNPRLVNNNVAGVGDRKK; from the coding sequence ATGGGATTCGAAAAAGACTTTAATTGTGTATGTGAAGCCGTTGAAAATATAAAAGACTTGCAAGATGCTGTAGAAGATCAATGTCCAACTAGCTGTTTCAGTAATTTATTATCTCCAGTTGCAAACCTTGGTGATACTATTCCATTTATTCTTTATACAAAAAAAGGTGATTTACTAAAGGCATTCGGAAATGTTGGTGAGTTGATGGGTGGAGATTGCTTTAAGACTCCATTCTTTAGAGTAGAAGATATTAGAGGTAACTGCTGTGCTACTTTATCTTTACTAATGCCATTAAGAAACGGTGACCTTGTTGACTTTGACGACTGCGATGTAGATGTATGTGACGTTAATGGTCTTGTAAAAACAGACTTTTGTATCGAAGTAGATTTAACTTGCTTCTGCGCAATCCAATGTTTAAACCCACGTTTAGTTAACAACAATGTTGCTGGTGTAGGAGATAGAAAAAAATAA
- a CDS encoding spore coat protein, protein MGCGKKDRFDSCVCDAVEQILDAQEAVVDECPTSCFSNLLSPTNVLGDTIPFILLDKKGDVFKAFGNVGGFTDDQLCFKTIFFRVENLKDCCATLSLLRPVDSQGDTINVTNPCDNDLFGLEKSDFCIEVDLDCFCAIQCLSPELVDRVAVDKRRRHKRY, encoded by the coding sequence ATGGGTTGTGGAAAAAAAGACCGTTTTGATAGCTGTGTTTGCGATGCAGTCGAACAAATTTTAGATGCTCAAGAAGCTGTAGTAGATGAATGTCCTACTAGTTGCTTCAGTAACTTATTATCACCAACAAACGTATTAGGAGATACAATTCCTTTTATTTTATTAGATAAAAAAGGTGACGTATTCAAAGCATTTGGTAATGTTGGTGGATTTACTGATGATCAACTTTGCTTCAAAACTATTTTCTTCAGAGTAGAAAACCTGAAGGATTGCTGTGCAACACTATCTTTACTAAGACCAGTAGATAGCCAAGGTGACACAATTAATGTAACAAATCCTTGTGACAATGATCTATTTGGACTTGAGAAATCAGATTTCTGTATTGAAGTTGACCTTGATTGCTTCTGTGCAATCCAATGCTTATCACCGGAACTAGTCGACAGAGTAGCAGTTGATAAACGTCGCCGTCATAAGCGTTATTAA
- a CDS encoding spore coat protein, with the protein MADKPKSYNWNALDASDCHPTEKAESFEERQRDREFFNDPVVEQEADQVNKIKQDSVETIIVRDSCEIEIETTDTQVAVSLQAALQVAIAIVISISIADSAQAERVTQDLLQTSKIKQGNFQELVIENSKNVKVTTTDTDVAVSLQVLLQVLVALVAQIDIL; encoded by the coding sequence ATGGCTGATAAACCAAAATCATATAATTGGAATGCTCTTGATGCATCTGATTGTCATCCAACTGAGAAAGCTGAATCCTTTGAAGAAAGACAACGAGATCGTGAGTTTTTCAATGACCCTGTTGTCGAACAAGAAGCAGATCAAGTAAATAAAATAAAACAAGATTCAGTAGAAACAATCATTGTTAGAGATTCTTGTGAAATAGAAATTGAAACAACAGACACTCAAGTTGCGGTTTCATTGCAAGCAGCATTACAAGTAGCAATTGCGATTGTCATTAGCATCTCAATTGCAGATAGTGCACAGGCAGAAAGAGTAACTCAAGACTTATTGCAGACATCAAAAATTAAACAAGGTAACTTCCAAGAGCTAGTTATTGAGAACTCAAAAAATGTTAAAGTCACTACAACTGATACAGATGTTGCTGTTTCGCTTCAAGTCTTACTTCAAGTACTTGTAGCACTAGTTGCTCAGATTGATATTCTTTAA
- a CDS encoding spore coat protein: MSENNNKEKLTGLSSGLMELFVSDVFKKNNVTDEKKRSLTDEQKQKIKEVVEDLKNQVDNFLAGNGKKVTEEAVAEKVEDVKTTSLRDKVRKKLLDK; encoded by the coding sequence ATGAGTGAAAATAACAACAAAGAAAAATTAACTGGTTTATCATCCGGGTTAATGGAGCTTTTTGTATCAGACGTATTCAAGAAAAACAATGTAACTGATGAGAAAAAACGTTCACTTACTGATGAACAAAAACAGAAAATTAAAGAAGTTGTTGAGGATTTAAAAAATCAAGTAGATAACTTCCTCGCTGGTAATGGAAAAAAGGTAACTGAAGAAGCAGTTGCTGAAAAAGTAGAGGATGTAAAAACTACGTCTCTTAGAGATAAAGTAAGAAAAAAATTACTAGATAAATAA
- a CDS encoding spore coat protein gives MKGGISVEKKKFSALESCNHKVKDEAVVQDANQVNKTTQQSYESIHIIDSCDIVVKTTDTQVAVSLQAALQVAIALVISIAIADDAKAEAVTQELLQTSKIKQSNKQKLVIENSRSVKVTTTDTDVAISIQVLLQVLVALVAQIDIL, from the coding sequence GTGAAAGGAGGAATTTCAGTGGAAAAGAAAAAGTTTAGTGCACTTGAGTCATGCAATCACAAAGTAAAAGATGAGGCAGTGGTGCAAGATGCTAACCAGGTGAATAAAACTACCCAACAATCGTATGAATCAATTCATATCATTGACTCTTGCGATATTGTTGTAAAAACAACTGATACTCAAGTAGCTGTATCATTACAGGCAGCTTTACAGGTTGCAATTGCCCTAGTAATAAGTATTGCTATTGCTGATGATGCAAAAGCAGAGGCAGTTACTCAGGAACTATTACAGACATCTAAAATTAAACAATCTAATAAACAAAAGCTAGTAATTGAAAACTCTAGAAGTGTAAAGGTTACAACAACTGATACTGATGTAGCAATTTCTATTCAGGTATTGTTACAAGTTCTAGTAGCACTTGTCGCTCAAATTGACATTCTATAG
- a CDS encoding SCO family protein yields MLSKKTKVSLLILLVGAIIFLGYMLWVINQRLPIINQVQDVQFESVLNKNFSFQNDKVKVVGFIYTKCPDICPMTMQDLIKLQARLKEEQLFGLNVQIITITLDPEFDTSIVLRNYASNFNIDSAGWFILRESESETRKIANEFQMNYKKNEAGFIAHTTKLYIVDTKNRIRSTHDMNIGGKEVEIEEIMINIKKVIKEQAS; encoded by the coding sequence ATGCTATCAAAAAAAACAAAAGTAAGCTTACTTATACTACTGGTTGGGGCAATCATATTTTTAGGATATATGCTCTGGGTAATCAATCAACGTCTGCCAATTATTAATCAGGTTCAAGACGTACAATTTGAGTCTGTACTAAATAAGAATTTCAGCTTTCAAAATGACAAAGTAAAAGTAGTTGGATTCATCTATACAAAATGTCCAGATATTTGTCCAATGACCATGCAAGACCTTATAAAACTACAAGCAAGATTAAAAGAAGAACAATTATTTGGACTCAATGTACAAATTATCACAATAACTCTTGACCCGGAATTTGATACATCTATTGTTCTACGAAATTATGCTTCAAACTTTAATATAGACTCAGCAGGCTGGTTTATCTTGAGAGAGTCAGAGAGTGAAACAAGAAAAATTGCAAACGAATTTCAGATGAATTATAAAAAAAATGAAGCCGGGTTTATCGCCCATACTACAAAGCTATATATAGTAGATACTAAAAATAGAATTAGGTCTACACATGATATGAACATAGGCGGAAAAGAAGTAGAAATCGAAGAAATTATGATAAACATTAAAAAAGTAATAAAAGAACAAGCTTCTTGA